In Dermacentor silvarum isolate Dsil-2018 chromosome 10, BIME_Dsil_1.4, whole genome shotgun sequence, the genomic stretch CTGGGTCATTGTGGCGCAATTCGTAATCACGTTATTCTTTGAGTTCAAGATGCTGATAGGATTTTTCTTTATCAATACAGAAAAATAGCCGCagtaactcccccccccccccccccacacacacacacacacagaaacaaaTTACGTCGctagcgtgaaaaaaaaaaaaaaaactccttttGCTATTAATCGTCGAGCATCTTGAATTTGTGGCCGCAGTAACCTGAGGCTTAGCTTGTTTTGCTGTCCGACAAGAAGACTCATCAGGACCGATAGAACCACGTGCGCCTGCGAGAACCGGCAGGTTCGCTGTACAGGCAACGGTATACGCAGCTatctgtgtgacgtcacgacttgagtaggtgtatatatatataagcgcaGTCTCTCCCACACACTATAGCTTTCACACGCCGCGTCCCACGGCGATCGAGATCGGCGTCGTGGTTTACACGTGTTCCTGCAGCCGCACAGTGTGACGCTCCGCAAGTGCTTGCTCATGGAGATGCCCGAAGCGCAGCCGTATCGCGTGGCTGTCGCGAACACCTCGGGCGGCGTGGAGTACCGTTCCGTCCTGTTCGCCGGGGAGTCGCCGCCCAAACGCCTCGTCTGCGCCGACTGTCGCACCGTGTCGGCGACCGATCCTCGGTACGCGAGGCGCGGCGACGTCGTGTGCCGCGACTGCGCGCTAAACTCGTCCCGCGCCGGCAGTCCTCGGGGTGACGGCGACGACGCAGCGGTCGCCGCCGGTGAAGCTGGGCCCCCCAGCACTGCAGGTGGGCGGCTACCGCCACCTCAGCCATTCGTCGCCGGCGACGCCGAGCTCCTCGGCGACCTCGAGGTCAGCGGGTGACGCGGTtcagtcaacaccacctagatataGCACAGGGCTTGTTCACTCCGATCTACGGCGTTATGCTATACcaggcccgaaatttccattgccaaggctggcgtgacgaaagcggtgacgtcaaaatcgccgcggcttactcgggagcttagattctgtggcagtcagatcaggtagcatgacgtcatggacaGGAGTGACCATGCCTTGTGGCATCTAGGTGGTGTTTGTTCAGTGAGGCAGTTCACCTTTCCGCTGCTTGGAACGCCCTGCTCGCGCGCGCATGCCGTTTGCTAGTGCCGTATACGAGAAAACTGGCACGTCGCACGGAAGCAGTTTCCAATCGCCACGTTCGCATACAGGCTGAGCCGCCGTACTTTACTGCATTTTTAGCTGACGGCTAAGCGGTGACGcgacgcgacacgtctaaactgGAAATTCCGAGGGGTTGGTGACACATTGTGCGATGCTGTGTTCCGCCACACCGTGTGGACTTGTGGCTGTGTTCTTTCAACTGCGCACGTAAAAGATTCGCCTATCAACGCAGAGTTCCTAGTGGAATAATACGGGGAGTATATTGACATTACGTCGCGTACGCCATTTTTTAGTCCTATTCACAGCTTCCACTGTGCTATTGCAGATAAATGTATCTAGGTATCGCGAAgcttttcactgtgctggctgtaTGGCGACCTCAATTACTTCGGTGCATACCACCTATATACTTGCTAAAAGGCATCTTGTAACCGAGTAACCGGTCAGGTCGGATTCGGGACCAACACAGCTTCACTAAACGGCGCCATATCAGGTCGGCTTTTCACGGGCCTTTCCCGATTTTCCGGTAAAGCGTTAAGCAACGCCTCGCCGTGCCCGCAATATAGCAGTATTCATTAATGGAATGCATTGCACGTCATTCGCCAATGATTTCGATTTGGGCATCGCACACGCTGTGACATATACATTTCACGTATGCATGCGACGTACACACGTCTGTATATTATTGACTCTTATACGGCAACGAGTTTGTTTCCTTTCTACAGCTTGCGATTTACCTCAACGAGGTTGCACAACGCTTTTCGTGTGTTCCCATGTAGCGTATGTGACGTGCCAAGTTGTGGAACGTCAGTGACATGGTCCTGTGTGAGCAGCCGAACAATATTACGAGGTAAAGCGCCCTGCATTAGGAATTTCAGGCATTTTACAGCGTTTCCAGCCTTACTGCATGGTTTCAGATAACCTTTGTGCAGAATCTAAAGCATAATTTGTTTAGCAGTTTTACTTTTACTGCCCTGCGGGTTTGAAATGTTCTTTCACAGAAACACCCACTTTGGTCCGCAGTCCAGGTTGGAAGGGAGCTGCTATACAGATGGTGCGATTATACTACTGTTCTCAGCGCCAGCAAGTGCTAATCTGAATTGACtagaggaaacgcgccgtctttaGATAAGAGGGCGAGCAACCACTTGATACTTTAAACTGCTGAAGTGCCTGGCTCGTGTTCACTCCTTTCCGTTGCGTTCCGGGACCACTTGCCATGCAGTGCTAAAGTGCTATATGTGGTCGCTAAATACGGAGTGCTTGCATTAAGCGTGCAAGCCAACCTCATGCGCCGGCACGGACAAGGCTCTGGCGAAATTTCCGCGCTGCCAAGTTGTGTTTTAAATGAAACGAACAGACCCTACATGTGCCAAGAGTACCAACCGGAGCCGGTGTTGGTTGTATGCAGCCTGGCTAACGTACGTCTCCGTTACGCTGCGCACATTGTCCCGCAATTGCGGAACTTGCGGCGTGTGCATATTGCGCAGTGGCCCTCGGAActtcgccgatgattgtgttAATTTTTGTGCCAAGGAAGAGACGTGCCACGATAATTGATGTGGAAACTAACCCCAAGCGTAACGACACTTGTCCCGTTGTTCACTACAGGTGTTGTGCGCCTACGCCGGCCTCAACTGTGACTTTAAAGGAAAGCTCGGCATTCTCTCCAGCCACCTTTCCTTCACGTGCACCCGCCACATAGTCGAGTGTCCCAGATGCGGCCAGCGGGTCGTGCACAGGGACATCCGGCGCCACGTCGAGTCGAACGCTTGTTCATCCGAGAGCACGACGGCACCGACCATGGAAGACTACGACCCCGCGCTCGTTTGGGCACCGGTGTTCCTTAACTGGGAACCGGTGCTCGCATCGAGGACGAATTCCGGCCCCACGAGTCCACCGCCCGTCGTCTCGGAACCAACCCCGGTCCACCGAAGCTGGTCGGGTCCCAGAGCGCACGGAAAACGAGCCTCCGTGCCAGCTCAGGTTCGACAAGGAAGCCAAGCCCTGACTGGCACTCTGTTAGTGAGGTTTCCCGACATCACCTCGACCAGTGGCGCGGGCCGTGAGATAGCGAAGCCAGCGGCCTGTCCGGTGGACAGTTCTCGCGTGGTCGAGTTCCTCGGCAGCGACCAGTTGGTGCTGGACGGCTTCTTGCTCACGATGCGCGCCGCGCTGTTCTACGATTGTGCCGACGTCAGCGGCCTGGCTTCGTCGTCCACTTCGTTGAGGAAGTTTGTCGTCTTCGACCTGCTTGCTCTGGATGTCGCCGGCGCGAAGGGCGACCACGAGCCCAGTGGCCATTGCAGGTGGCCGCCCGCGAGAGTGGTCGTCCTGACCCTCAACGGTTTTCACGGGGTCGACAGTGGCAACCTGGTGCTTCGCGCTGGCGTCCCTTCCGGCGACCTGCGGTGGGCGAAGGGTGGCGGCTGGACCAAAGTGGCTGTCACCGAATCCATCGACGCGGAGGTCGTCCGGACGAAGTTCCTGGCTGTTGGCGTCGTTGACGTCACCGTTGAGTTCACAtgattctccccccccccccctcccacttccAACCGCTATACTGCACTGCCGCATATACTTTGCGTCCACCTCCGCGAGACGTATTTTATCTTTTAGCTTCCTGAAATATGTGATTTGAATAAAGATTTTTATCCTAGCTTGTAATGTCCAAGCCACGACCGCATCTTGGAAAATTAGGAAGACTTGTTCAGTTATGGCCATGGAAAGTATGAATACATTtgtgcaacagaaaaaaaaagcacaatgtttttcttgtttttttttgcgtaggAATCTAATTTTTATAGCCGTCCACAATCGAAAAACTCACTATATCATTGGGACAATGCGGGATTGAGCGGTCCTTACAATTTCCGTCGCCTGGGCCTGGGTCCAACACCTGAAGACCCAGTGAAGTGGTCATATAAGTGTTCTACTCCAACTTCTACAGCGGACGTTCACCGCCTGTTGTGGCTCTGACCAGGGACGAAGATTCTCGAGAAAGGTGCGAAGAGCTAGCTAAGAACGGATCGGGCCGACAGTTATGGACACGAGCAATAAGGACACGAGCTGTCACTCGTGAATAAAGGCAATGCACATCTGCCTGCACGTTGCCTGGCCCGCAAGTGGGAACCACGGTGCAGTGAGCTTAAGATTCTGGGTGGAAGTAAGGATACTATACTGCTCGTGAACTTTTGTAAGCTTATGTTAGAAAAAAAGAGGCACGGATTGCGTCAGCGCGACACGTCGATCTGCTTATTTGGTAGCGAGACAcgcctttttttaattttcttttcaatagagagcttgtgcgcatgcgcttCACCTTGTATATCTATCATAATTCTCTGGGGCGATCCAATAAACCAGGTGTGAGTTAGCGCCCGTTCTTGTCCTCTTCTTTGTCCGTGATTCTTCGTGCTACTATGGCTTCAATAAGACAGGCGTACGTTGGCTGATGTAGACGGCAAGTTCGTTAAGCCACTAGTGCAATTTGTGCGTAGGGAGTGCCTCCACATTTTTAATAAACGTCCAGCTGCAGGGAAAgcctcacgaaaaaaaaaaatgccgcagtcgTATAGGTAGCTGTATAGTATGGTACCAAGGGTTTTAATTCAGAAAACTTACGCAGACCACATCCCTAATATCTGTCCACGTAGGCGAAGCTAGCCTTCTTAAACACAACGCATGATATAGTTTTTTTTTGACAATACGGATTTTTTAATAAAAAGTCTTAAATAACgcatgatatacagggtgttctttttttttttaagacaatATGGATTTTTTAGTAAAAAGGCTGAGCGCAGTGAACGTGGCGTTGTTGCAGATGCGTTCCTAGGCGAGGTGTACATACTTTGCCGCTACTAACGTGAGTTTCAGAAGAGTAATTAACAAACATTTTTATTAGTGCCTCAGGGGCAGTTATTTCCATCGCGAACTTGAAGGCAGTCTTAATTTAATGCGCCCTCATTTTTTAAAGGTCTTGAAAATctcacctaattcgagatatttatcacCCAATTTGAATGGTAAATTTAGATAATACCGAAACTGAGC encodes the following:
- the LOC119431098 gene encoding uncharacterized protein LOC119431098 produces the protein MEMPEAQPYRVAVANTSGGVEYRSVLFAGESPPKRLVCADCRTVSATDPRYARRGDVVCRDCALNSSRAGSPRGDGDDAAVAAGEAGPPSTAGGRLPPPQPFVAGDAELLGDLEVLCAYAGLNCDFKGKLGILSSHLSFTCTRHIVECPRCGQRVVHRDIRRHVESNACSSESTTAPTMEDYDPALVWAPVFLNWEPVLASRTNSGPTSPPPVVSEPTPVHRSWSGPRAHGKRASVPAQVRQGSQALTGTLLVRFPDITSTSGAGREIAKPAACPVDSSRVVEFLGSDQLVLDGFLLTMRAALFYDCADVSGLASSSTSLRKFVVFDLLALDVAGAKGDHEPSGHCRWPPARVVVLTLNGFHGVDSGNLVLRAGVPSGDLRWAKGGGWTKVAVTESIDAEVVRTKFLAVGVVDVTVEFT